Below is a window of Clostridia bacterium DNA.
CAATAACCACAAATCCGATACCTGCTCCAACAGAACAACCACAGGCAGCACCCACCCCGGTAGCTTCTGATAGTCCTGCTCTGGCAGATACAAGTCAGGATAAAACTGAAAAAGTAGCATACATAAGCGCCAGCAAGCTTAAAGTCAGAGAGACTGCACAAGCTGATGGAAAAGCACTGGACAATCTGATTAAAGGTGCAGCTGTAGACATTGTCGAAGAAAAACAGGATGAAGCTGGGAAGTCATGGTATAAGGTAAGCTATGATGGAGCAAAGGGAAATGTCGAAGGTTGGATAGCTGCGGAATACACTGTTAAGGATAGAACTGAGCTTTTGAGTGAGTCTTTGAGGAAGCTTGATTTTTCACCTCAGAATAAGACAAAGGAGTATCCAGGTAATCCCAGGGTAGAGGCAAAAGGTATTTATCTTACATTATACTCTGCTTCCAATGATAGGCTGGACAAGCTTATAGAGATGACAAAACGTACAGAAATCAATACTTTTGTTATAGATGTCAAGGATGATAATGGACATATGCTGTTTCCTACAAAAGCTGCGGAAAAGTACAGCCCGGATGCGAATAAAAATGCTCCGGTGAAGGATATAGCGGCTCTGATGAAAAAGCTCAAAGATAATAACATATACACAGTTGCAAGAATAGTTTCTTTCAAGGACCCAACTTATACGAGGCTGCATCCAGATAGGGCTATAATATATAAAGATAGTGGCAAGCCTTTTACAAACAGTGACGGACTGATATGGGCATCTGCTTATGACAAGAATCTCTGGGAATATAATCTGGAGGTATCAAAGGAAGCAGCAGAAGCAGGCTTCAATGAAATACAGTTTGACTATGTAAGGTTCCCTGCATCAAATGGAGGGAAATTGGACAAATCTCTGGACTACAGGAATACGACCGGAGAATCAAAGCCCCAGGCTATACAGGATTACTTGATATACGCAAGAGAGCAGCTTTCTCTGCTTAATGTGTATATATCAGCAGACGTATATGGCCTGGTAGGCTCTGTGGCGGATGATATGTCCCTGGGACAGTACTGGGAGGCAGTGAGCAATGCGGTGGATTATATAAGCCCAATGATGTACCCAAGCCACTATGCTAACCAAACTTATGGATTGTCAGTTCCAGATGCTTATCCCTATGAAACTGTATATCATTCCACAAAGGATTCGGTAGCAAGAAACAAGAATATAGAGACACCTGCTGGAATAAGACCATGGATACAGGCTTTCACAGCACCATGGGTGTCTGGACATATCAGTTATTCGGACAAGCAGATAGAAGAACAGATAAGGGCACTTGAAGAAAACGGTGTAAAAGAGTACCTGCTCTGGAACGCAGGGAACAAGTATCCAGAAGGAGCAATAGCAAGATAAGAGCTAAAAGCGGAGAGTAATCTCCGCTTATATTTTTTTGCTGACATCTCTTTCATTCCCATGCAGCTGCATCACTTTACTGACTTTCTTTTGTTCTTTTTCAAGTACTTTAAGGGGTCCAATATTGCCGATTAAGCACTCAAGGCAGGATACCCCGGCACCAATTATTGCAACCTTCAGTAGGATTCACCTCCGGGCAAAGTCATTTCAGGTGATTTAAGAATAATATCTGCAAAGCTGCGGAAAATATCTGTGCTAATTGCTGAGACAGTATGTATATTTGCTGCTGTTATAAAGGAGGGGGAGTGATGCTATGGAGGAGTTTTCCCAGGAATATATGCTTAGTATAGTATTACGAGGTGGAAGTATGAGTATCTATTTATTTACTCTATGTACAACAGTAATTTCAATCATGGTTTTTATATGGTTTAAGGTGATGAAAAAATACGGGGGCTACAATTGATGAAGATAGCTATTATAGGTGCAGGGTTATAGGGACTGTGCTGCGCCCACGAGCTTGAGAGATTGGGTGTAAATCGCTCCTAATAATCACTGATGTGCACGAGAAGGAGATAGATAGGTATTGGGAGCTTTTCCTTTTTGGAGAAAATATAAAGAATCCCTTGCGGAAGAATTTACTATGGAGCATAAGCGTGGCTTTGTTTATCCACATGTGCTGGGAAACCTTATATTTGTAGGGAATGCAGGGGGAGGCATTTCACAGGTCTCTTTTTTTCAGGTATCTGAATAGCAGGTTTATCCAACTTAAAGTAACGATATAAGTTAGTATAGACCAAGGAATAATTCTCCAACCGGTAAGTACCACTGTCCTTGTATATAGACTTGCCAGTTCAAAGAGCAGCATCAATACAATCCATGTAGCAGTGTAGATGACGGCAGGATAGGTCCTCTCAGGAAGGAACATAGTATATATGACCTCCACTATGGGGTAGACGAAGACTGCTGATACTATAATATAGAAAAGAGAGCTCTCTGGACTTATGTAGTAGTAGAGCCCTGTGTACTCCCCCAATGATGTTTCATAAAGTAGTGAATAACCCATAGCAGCAATGAAAACCATTATATGCTTAAAGGTTAGAGGTTTTTTTACAATACATATGAAAAATATCACCCAGATTGCAGCAATAGAACCATAAAAGAAAGCAATTGCCATTTGAACATCCTCCTTCAATTTCCTTCCAAATGGTGTTCTGTAGAGTAGTATAACCCTAATGAAGGCTAATATTCCAAGGCTGGATGATATAGATAGATTGTTGCTCGTAGAGTTGAATACTTAGGCAGAATAACCCACATAATAAATAAGACTTTATAAGTGAAAAGTATTAAAATTCTCACAGAATATTATGGAGGAAGTAGCTTGGAAAAAGAAATAAAGAGATTCATACAAATATCATCTATTATTGCCATTGCTTTGTTGACGGTTATAGTAATATCCTGCCTCAGCCTGATATCGATATATCTTGTTCAGTACCGCATGGCAATTGTTTATGTTATCGTTGCTTCCTCGGTACTTTTCCTGCTCTTGTGGGCTGTATCCGCGGAGCTGGTTAAAGCAAACAGGTCAGGCAGCGTAGAGGGCTTAAGCATATATGCTTTGAGGCTGGGAATCGGGTTAGTGCTTCCTGTCTTCATGTATTTTGCAGGGCTTTTTAAAGGAGATAAAGATTGGCTTGGAAGGATATACATAAGCATTAACAATCTGGTTGTGAAGTATGGACTTCAAAAGATGTCCTCAGCTAAAATGCTTGTCCTGCTTCCTCACTGTATGCAGAGCAAGGACTGCAGCCGCAGAATCACCGAAGATATAAGCAATTGCATCAGATGCGGCCGCTGCAGGATTGGAGAAGTGGCGAGCATAACAGAACGCTGCGGCATCAGAGCAGTTGTTGAAAAAGGGGGAACGGCAGCCAGAAATACTGTAAAGAAATTCAGGCCGGACTTCATTCTTGCTGTTGCATGTGAAAGGGAACTTGTAAGTGGTATAGGCGATGTGGGAAAGATACCCGTCATAGGGGTAATAAATCAAAGACCTAACGGTTATTGCACCAATACAACGGTGGATATGACGCAGCTGAAAAAAATACTGCAGGAATTGTCGGGAGCAGGGAATGGGGTTCGAGGGCCCGGGTACGAGGTAGGAGCCAAAAATCCTATTGCCTAGATGCTGTTTTATTGTATAAAATAGATATAGATAGAATTATTACTGAGAAAAGGGGGAACTGCTGATGAGTTTTTATATTAGAGTGTTCTCGCAGGTAGGGGATTTTCCATCTTTATATGCAATATGTGATGAGCTTTTAGAGGAGGGTTTTGAGTTTGCTACTTCTCCGGGCAAGGACGAGCCTGAATTTAAGGAAAGTAATTGGAGAAACATGGTTTTCCAATATGACGAAAACTCTGAATCTATTGAACTTGATAGGGATACAAAGGAGCAAGGGGACAGCGTATTCAAAGAAGAGCAGGAAGAATTTCTGGAGTCTGTAAAAAAGCTGCCTTACAGTAAGGGGCAGAAAAAGGCTCTGGAGGTTGTAAAGGATGCAGTGCAGATATACGCTTTCGAGGTTGAAGAGGATATTTCCGAGGAAGGGTGGGAATTTCTTGAATGCCTGCTTGACTTCATCTGTGATGCAACAGACGGCTATGTGCAGGTGGATGAGGAAGGCATATATGATAAGGATGGGGAGCTTCTTGTAGAAATGGAATAAATTATTACTTCAAGAATAATCATTTGGAAATAACAAAGTAAAATGTATAATTGATTAGCACTTTGAGTGCTATAAAAGATGTGAATGGAGGGAAAATAATGGATAGCATTGTATCCATGGTTGCTAAACATGTCAATACTCAGAGAGTAGAGGATAGAATATTTGCAGCGAGCAGAGCAGCTGGCAACGCGGTGCTGAAGGTTGGCAAGGAGAATGTGGTGAATGCTACAGTGGGCTCCATACTGGATGATGATGAAAAACTGGCAGTAATGCCTTCGGTGCTTAATACTTTGAAAAACCTTCCGGATTCAGAATATGCTGCCTATGCCCCTATACTAGGGACACCGGATTATCTGGAGGCGGCAATACAAGCAACCTTCAAGGAATACAGGCCTGAGGGATATATTAAAGCCGCTGCAACACCAGGTGGTTCGGGAGCATTAAGGCATACCATCTGGAACTATTCGGATATAGGAGATACAATACTGACCTCTGACTGGTTCTGGGGACCGTATAAAACCCTGGCAGAAGAGAATCTAAGGAAGCTAAGCTCTTTTTCGCTTTTCGACAATGAAAAGAAGTTCAACCTGCACTCTTTTGATGCAAAGGTAAGCGAGCTGCTTGACAGACAGGATAGTCTGGTGATTTTGCTCAACTCCCCTGCTCAGAACCCTACAGGCTATGCATTAAGCGATGAAGAGTGGAGGCAGGTGATTGAGGCAATAAAAAAATCAGCAGAGGACGTCAGCAAGAGAATAACTCTGCTCTGTGATATTGCATATATTGACTATGCCGGGAAGACTTCGGATACCAGGAAATTCATGAGCCTTTTCTCGGGATTGCCTTCAAATGTACTTGTAATTGTAGCCTTCAGCATATCCAAGAGTCTTACGATGTATGGACTTCGCACAGGGGCTGCAGTTTGTGTAAGCTCTAATAAAGATGTGACACAGGAATTCTCCGATGTATATGAAGCTTCTAACAGAGGAACCTGGTCTAATGGAACAAGATGCGGCATGAAGCTGCTTTCGGTAATTATGAATGATAAGGAACTGCTCCGCAGGGTAGATGATGAACGGGAAGAGCTAAGGCAGCTGCTGGAAAAAAGGGCAGCAATATTCTTAGAGGAAGCAAAAGCATCCCAGCTTGATATATGTCCTTACAAATCAGGCTTCTTTGTAACAATACCTGCTATACAGCCTGAAGAAAGCTGCAGACTTCTTATGGAGGAAAACATATTTGCAGTGCCGATTTCCAGAGGTATACGCTTTGCCATATGCTCAGTACCCCTTTACAAGCTAAAGGGTATAGCTGGAAAGATTAAAAGGGCAATAGTCAATGGTCAATAGGCAATGGGCTTCTTGTTAAGCGAATAAAGGTTCAATTAAAGTTAATAATTGATATACCCTGTCTTGCTGTGCATGAGGGGTATATTTTTTATGTAAATATATGGATGAATATTGTAATAAGACTTGCACTTTCCCATATCCATTTCATATTAGTAATATTATGACGATTAAGTTGGGAGGTAAGCAGATGAACAAAAAGTTCAAATGTCCGATGATGTGCGGTATGCAAATGATGCACGGAATGGAGCCCATGAATATGATGCCCAAGATGCAAATGGGAGAAGAAATGGAAATGGACAGTTACTATGAGGATGAAGAGGATGACAGGCAATGTGTCAAAATGTATTCGGAAACCAGTAAGAAAATGATGGTCTTTGTAAAAGTGGAAATTGACAGGATGGAAGAAAAAGACGAAATGATGCATGACGAGCGTCTTGACAGGGATATGGTCAGGATGATGAGTGACAATGCATACAATGCAATGTTGAAGGAAATGCCTGAGATGGCAGAGGAAGAAGAAACAAGACAGTATCCGAGAAGAAGGTTTGCAAGAGATCTTTTGGGAGTGCTCCTTTTGAACGAGCTTTTCAGAAGAAGACGCAGACGCAGAAGAAGATATTACGGGGACTATCCATATGGTGGCTATGACTACGACTATGATTACTATGATTACGACTAAGGAAGATAATATTAAAATAACTAAGCGGCTTTCCGCTTAGTTATTTTAATATTTTGCCGCTTGCCTCATCAATCTTTAGCATTTGCTCACCCAGAGATTCTACTTCAATGCTTCCATTGGTCCATTGTGCGATATCCTCTATAAATGTGCTCCTTAGATCTACGGTTGTCAGGACCTGCATAGTTACATTTTCAAGATAGTCAATATTATCTATTATATAATCTTTTTTCGGTATCTCATATTGCAGCTTGCTCAAAAAACTATAGTCCATTTTAAGCTGGTGCACTGCAAAGGGTTGCACCTTCACTGTGCCAGAGGCCTTGATGCCCTGTACGGCTCCTTCGGTATACGCTCTGATGAGCCCTCCTGCACCGAGCATTATGCCGCCAAAATATCTGGTAACTATTATTATAGAGTTAGTTACTTCTTCTTTCTTCAATACTTCCAATATTGGAACTCCGGCAGTTCCCGAAGGTTCACCATCATCGCTTGAACGCTGAATATTCATTGATTCGCCCAGTATATAGGCATAGCAGTTATGGGAAGCATCGTAATGCTTTTTCCTGATGCTGCCCAGAAATTGAAGAGCTTCTTCTTCAGAATATATCGGCTGTGCATAGGAAATGAATTTAGACTTTCTTTCGATAAAATAAGTATCAGCATAATTTTTTAACATTCTGTAACTGTTATTCATAAAATCACCTTAATTTTATTATTATAAATACGATTATACAATATAAGCAGTAAAATCACCATTGAACAAATTATTAAGGTTTTTGTATGGTGAGAAGGGCAGAATACATAAGTGACTAAAAAGCTAAGAGAAAAAACCAATTACCGATGTTTTTAAATAAGATGTTCTATAAGTTCTGCTACACTGCACGTGGATCCCCACGAGCAGCCCGCAGAAAAGAACATCTAATTTAAAAGCCATCTTATAGGAGGTAAACATGGATACTAGAATATGGTGTGAATTCACTCCTCCAAAGGACGTATGCAGAAAGCATATCATTAATGCGCTTAAAAAGTATAATGTGACCCTGAATTACAAGCTTGAGTACGGGCATGACAGCAAAGATTTCTACGATATGATAAAGACATACAACGACAACGACGTGCAGGTATCCATCTGGGCAACTCTATCTGACGAAATGGGATATTGGATAAATGAAAGAAATGCAGGTCATTTTGATATATACGTCAGAGAGTTGGCAGAGAAGCTGGAACGTAAAGCTTTAAAAATAAAAGGGATGTGCATTGACCTGGAATCGCCTTTGGAGGATATTAAGAACCTAAGCGAGCCCAAAAGCGTTATCAGCCCATTTATAACATATACAAAAATGCTCACCGCAAATCTGAACAAAAAGCGCTTTAATGAGGCTCGGAGGATTTTTACCGAGACAGCGCATTACTTGCGCTCCAAGGGCTTGGAGAGCTATGCCGCTTGTATAAGACATTGCTATTATGATATAAGGTTCAACTCCGAGCTTATTCAGAATGCTCTTGAAATTCCGGTGTTTAATGTGGGTTGGGATAAATACAATCTGATGTATTATGCGACTATGATAAGAAATGAAATGAAAAAGATTAAGAAAGTAAATGTTGATTATCTTATATATCATCAGGTGTCACATCTGAAAGAGGTGCTCAAGGATAAACTAGCTATTTCAGTGGGTGTTACAAATGTAGGGAAACTGGGCAATGAGCCTTACTACGAGGATATCAAGGTTTTCGAAAAGGATATGGGCATATTGAAGGGGATAGGTATAGACAGCGTTTCATTGTTCAGTCTTGATGGCATAACAGAAGAAAACAAGCTTCTGGAATTTCTTGAGGTTATGAACAGAGCGGAGCCGTATAAGCCTGAAGTATGCAATTATGTAATCAGAAATGAAGTACTTTCGGAATTGCTTTTCAATATAGGCAAGGTTTATTACAGCCTGAGGAGATGAATGCTACCTATGTAATATTATGTAAATATATTGTTTGTTTTGTCGGAAGTAAATGGTATAATATTCATAGTTATCATAGATGAGGTGAGCAGATATGAAAATAATGAATATTCCCTCTGATATTTTGAAGCCAGGCATGGTAATCTTTGAGGATGTTTATAATGCTGAAGGTGCTGCAATTCTTATTAAAGATACTATTCTGGATCAATGGCAGATTGAAAAAATTCACATTAATAATGTGGAAAAAGTCAGAATAAAGCTTAGCGAAAATGATGGATTATATGCGACAAAAGAAGAGATAAAGAGTGTCTATAATCAGGATAATGTAAAGAACTTCAGGGAAAAATACGTAGCTAAAGTGGATGAGGTCACCCATATTATTAAGGAAATAGGAAGGGGTGCTGTTGTAGATGTCCACTCAGTAAATCAAATTAGCAGGCACATAATGAAGGAGTTCAGCACTGTAAGCGATATAATAAACTATCTTCATCTTGTGAGACCTATGGATGATTATACATATTCTCATTCATTGAATGTATCCCTTATGTCAATCATTATTGCCAGATGGATGAATCTTAGTGAGGCAGAGATTGACGAAATTGCAACTGCAGGACTGTTGCACGACATAGGCAAAACGAAAATATCCGAGAAGCTGCTCTTGAAACCTGGCAAACTTACAGATTTGGAGTTTGATGAGCTAAAGAAGCACCCTGTTCTGGGCTATATGATGATGGAGAATGTAAAGGACGCTACGTTAAACATGAAATATTCAGTCCTTTTGCATCATGAAAAAATCGATGGTTCCGGCTACCCGGTGGGAGCTGTTGATGAAAAGATACCGCTTTTCCCCAAAATTATAGCAATAGCGGATATATATGATGCAATGACCTCCAACAGGTCGTACAGGAATAGAATGTGCCCTT
It encodes the following:
- a CDS encoding putative glycoside hydrolase — translated: MKGKKLFAVIITLLFVPIFAVSCMYNQAAPAITTNPIPAPTEQPQAAPTPVASDSPALADTSQDKTEKVAYISASKLKVRETAQADGKALDNLIKGAAVDIVEEKQDEAGKSWYKVSYDGAKGNVEGWIAAEYTVKDRTELLSESLRKLDFSPQNKTKEYPGNPRVEAKGIYLTLYSASNDRLDKLIEMTKRTEINTFVIDVKDDNGHMLFPTKAAEKYSPDANKNAPVKDIAALMKKLKDNNIYTVARIVSFKDPTYTRLHPDRAIIYKDSGKPFTNSDGLIWASAYDKNLWEYNLEVSKEAAEAGFNEIQFDYVRFPASNGGKLDKSLDYRNTTGESKPQAIQDYLIYAREQLSLLNVYISADVYGLVGSVADDMSLGQYWEAVSNAVDYISPMMYPSHYANQTYGLSVPDAYPYETVYHSTKDSVARNKNIETPAGIRPWIQAFTAPWVSGHISYSDKQIEEQIRALEENGVKEYLLWNAGNKYPEGAIAR
- a CDS encoding DUF116 domain-containing protein; this translates as MEKEIKRFIQISSIIAIALLTVIVISCLSLISIYLVQYRMAIVYVIVASSVLFLLLWAVSAELVKANRSGSVEGLSIYALRLGIGLVLPVFMYFAGLFKGDKDWLGRIYISINNLVVKYGLQKMSSAKMLVLLPHCMQSKDCSRRITEDISNCIRCGRCRIGEVASITERCGIRAVVEKGGTAARNTVKKFRPDFILAVACERELVSGIGDVGKIPVIGVINQRPNGYCTNTTVDMTQLKKILQELSGAGNGVRGPGYEVGAKNPIA
- a CDS encoding aminotransferase class I/II-fold pyridoxal phosphate-dependent enzyme, which encodes MDSIVSMVAKHVNTQRVEDRIFAASRAAGNAVLKVGKENVVNATVGSILDDDEKLAVMPSVLNTLKNLPDSEYAAYAPILGTPDYLEAAIQATFKEYRPEGYIKAAATPGGSGALRHTIWNYSDIGDTILTSDWFWGPYKTLAEENLRKLSSFSLFDNEKKFNLHSFDAKVSELLDRQDSLVILLNSPAQNPTGYALSDEEWRQVIEAIKKSAEDVSKRITLLCDIAYIDYAGKTSDTRKFMSLFSGLPSNVLVIVAFSISKSLTMYGLRTGAAVCVSSNKDVTQEFSDVYEASNRGTWSNGTRCGMKLLSVIMNDKELLRRVDDEREELRQLLEKRAAIFLEEAKASQLDICPYKSGFFVTIPAIQPEESCRLLMEENIFAVPISRGIRFAICSVPLYKLKGIAGKIKRAIVNGQ
- a CDS encoding YigZ family protein → MNNSYRMLKNYADTYFIERKSKFISYAQPIYSEEEALQFLGSIRKKHYDASHNCYAYILGESMNIQRSSDDGEPSGTAGVPILEVLKKEEVTNSIIIVTRYFGGIMLGAGGLIRAYTEGAVQGIKASGTVKVQPFAVHQLKMDYSFLSKLQYEIPKKDYIIDNIDYLENVTMQVLTTVDLRSTFIEDIAQWTNGSIEVESLGEQMLKIDEASGKILK
- a CDS encoding HD-GYP domain-containing protein; protein product: MKIMNIPSDILKPGMVIFEDVYNAEGAAILIKDTILDQWQIEKIHINNVEKVRIKLSENDGLYATKEEIKSVYNQDNVKNFREKYVAKVDEVTHIIKEIGRGAVVDVHSVNQISRHIMKEFSTVSDIINYLHLVRPMDDYTYSHSLNVSLMSIIIARWMNLSEAEIDEIATAGLLHDIGKTKISEKLLLKPGKLTDLEFDELKKHPVLGYMMMENVKDATLNMKYSVLLHHEKIDGSGYPVGAVDEKIPLFPKIIAIADIYDAMTSNRSYRNRMCPFEVIKNFEMQTFGKLDTRILSVFIKNIANTYMGDFVELNSGEICEIVFINQNRIWQPIVRFGDEFIDLSRDIDNRFIKAIV